In Halopseudomonas xinjiangensis, a single genomic region encodes these proteins:
- the tcdA gene encoding tRNA cyclic N6-threonylcarbamoyladenosine(37) synthase TcdA, which produces MSTDDPRFGGIARLYGRDGLARLGKCHVAIVGIGGVGSWATEALARTGIGQITLIDLDEVCQTNTNRQLPALQGQIGRPKVEVMAERLRQINPECKVNAVMDFISEKTLPDYITNDMDAVADCIDSVKSKVALIAWCKRRKIPIVTSGGAAGQFDPLQIKVADLSRTTNDPLAAKARSELRRHHNFPRADSKRSFGVPCVYSTEQLTYPQPDGSVCRTKVFDGEVVKLDCEGGLGAVSMVTGAIGLNMAAKIVERLLR; this is translated from the coding sequence ATGTCGACAGATGATCCACGCTTCGGCGGAATAGCACGACTTTACGGGCGCGACGGCCTGGCGCGGTTGGGGAAATGTCACGTGGCGATTGTTGGCATCGGTGGGGTCGGTTCCTGGGCGACCGAAGCGCTGGCGCGTACAGGCATCGGCCAGATCACCCTTATCGACCTGGACGAGGTATGCCAGACCAACACCAACCGGCAACTTCCGGCGTTGCAGGGGCAGATTGGACGCCCAAAGGTCGAAGTCATGGCCGAGCGGCTGCGCCAGATTAACCCGGAGTGCAAGGTCAACGCGGTGATGGACTTCATCTCCGAGAAGACGCTACCGGATTACATCACCAACGACATGGATGCGGTTGCCGACTGTATCGATAGCGTCAAATCCAAGGTGGCGCTGATCGCCTGGTGCAAGCGCCGCAAGATTCCCATCGTGACCTCCGGCGGCGCGGCAGGGCAATTCGACCCGCTGCAGATCAAGGTCGCTGACCTGTCCAGGACCACCAACGACCCGCTCGCGGCCAAGGCGCGCTCCGAGCTGCGTCGGCATCACAATTTTCCGCGCGCTGACAGCAAGCGGAGCTTCGGAGTGCCCTGCGTGTATTCGACCGAACAACTGACCTACCCGCAGCCTGACGGCAGCGTATGCCGAACCAAGGTATTCGACGGGGAAGTGGTCAAGCTGGACTGCGAGGGCGGACTGGGAGCGGTATCGATGGTGACCGGCGCCATTGGCCTGAACATGGCGGCAAAGATCGTCGAGCGCCTGCTGAGGTAG
- the rlmF gene encoding 23S rRNA (adenine(1618)-N(6))-methyltransferase RlmF gives MNPPRQRPPAAAPHPRNRHRGRYDFAALTRTAPELQGFMRLGVHGQPTLDFANPEAVRLLNQALLRADYGIVEWDIPPGYLCPPVPGRADYVHALADLLAESHDGVLPAGEKLLGLDIGTGANLIYPLIGQVEYGWRFIGADIDPVALDNAARILAANPNAAQSITLRRQPDPRNIFLGLIQADESIDFTLCNPPFHRSAEEAQDANRKKWQNLRGSADRSLNFGGQHNELYCEDGEAGFLQRMADQSAAHRSQVFWFSTLVSKRENVQPLQERVRALGAADIRDVPMAQGNKRSRFVAWTFLDKKQRRAWRRARWP, from the coding sequence ATGAACCCACCTCGACAGCGCCCGCCAGCCGCCGCGCCACATCCGCGCAATCGGCATCGAGGCCGTTATGATTTCGCCGCCCTGACCCGGACGGCCCCTGAGCTGCAGGGCTTCATGCGCCTCGGCGTGCACGGCCAGCCAACGCTCGATTTCGCCAATCCGGAAGCGGTGCGCTTGCTGAACCAGGCGCTGCTCCGTGCCGATTACGGCATCGTAGAATGGGACATTCCGCCAGGCTATCTTTGCCCTCCCGTGCCCGGGCGTGCCGACTATGTCCACGCCCTGGCCGACCTGCTCGCCGAAAGCCATGACGGCGTGCTACCGGCAGGCGAGAAGCTGCTTGGCCTCGACATCGGCACCGGCGCGAACCTGATCTATCCCCTCATCGGACAGGTGGAATATGGCTGGCGTTTCATTGGCGCCGACATCGATCCGGTGGCTCTGGACAACGCAGCGCGCATCCTCGCCGCCAATCCGAACGCCGCCCAATCCATCACGTTGCGCCGGCAGCCGGATCCGCGAAACATTTTCCTTGGCCTGATCCAGGCGGACGAGTCGATCGACTTCACGCTCTGCAATCCGCCCTTTCACCGCAGTGCCGAAGAGGCGCAGGATGCCAACCGGAAAAAGTGGCAGAATCTCAGGGGTTCTGCCGACCGATCGTTGAACTTCGGCGGTCAGCACAACGAACTCTACTGTGAGGATGGCGAGGCGGGATTTCTGCAGCGCATGGCCGACCAGAGCGCAGCCCATCGCAGCCAGGTCTTCTGGTTCTCCACCCTCGTATCCAAGCGCGAAAATGTTCAGCCGTTACAGGAGCGCGTCCGGGCCTTGGGCGCCGCCGATATTCGGGACGTTCCGATGGCGCAGGGCAACAAGCGCAGCCGCTTCGTGGCCTGGACGTTTCTCGACAAGAAGCAGCGTCGGGCCTGGCGTCGCGCTCGCTGGCCATGA
- the dapE gene encoding succinyl-diaminopimelate desuccinylase: MTELSPTLALACELISRDSTTPADAGCQELMAERLAACGFAIEPMRFGEVDNLWARRGTQGPVLCFAGHTDVVPTGPVEQWTNPPFSPAIHNGMLHGRGAADMKGSLAAMIIAAERFVADYPDHHGSIAFLITSDEEGPAVDGTVKVVETLKARDEKVDWCIVGEPSSTEVVGDVVKNGRRGSLNARLLVKGKQGHVAYPHLARNPIHLAAPALAELAGESWDDGNEFFPPTSFQISNIRSGTGATNVVPGELEALINFRFSTESTVESLQSRTRDILARHGLNYELDWTVSGLPFLTEPGALLDGVAGAILEVTGRQTQPSTSGGTSDGRFIATMGTQVVELGPVNATIHQVDECIRAEDLEILADIYQATLVRLLG, from the coding sequence ATGACCGAGCTTTCCCCGACCCTTGCCCTGGCCTGCGAATTGATATCGCGAGACTCCACCACCCCTGCCGATGCCGGCTGTCAGGAGCTGATGGCTGAGCGCCTGGCCGCTTGTGGTTTTGCCATCGAGCCGATGCGCTTCGGCGAGGTGGACAATCTCTGGGCACGACGCGGGACTCAGGGCCCGGTCCTGTGTTTCGCCGGGCATACTGATGTCGTGCCGACCGGACCAGTCGAGCAATGGACCAACCCGCCGTTTTCTCCGGCCATCCACAACGGAATGCTGCACGGGCGCGGCGCCGCGGACATGAAAGGCAGTCTGGCAGCCATGATCATTGCCGCCGAGCGCTTCGTCGCCGACTACCCCGATCATCATGGTTCGATCGCTTTTCTCATCACCAGTGATGAAGAAGGGCCAGCGGTGGACGGAACGGTGAAGGTCGTCGAGACGCTGAAGGCCCGCGACGAGAAGGTCGACTGGTGCATAGTCGGCGAGCCTTCGAGCACCGAAGTGGTCGGCGATGTGGTGAAGAACGGCCGCCGCGGGTCGCTCAATGCCCGGCTATTGGTCAAGGGCAAGCAGGGCCATGTTGCCTATCCGCACCTGGCGCGCAACCCGATTCACCTGGCTGCGCCGGCGCTGGCCGAGCTGGCGGGTGAATCATGGGATGACGGCAATGAGTTCTTCCCGCCCACCAGTTTTCAGATCTCCAACATTCGCTCTGGCACCGGCGCGACCAACGTCGTGCCGGGTGAGCTGGAGGCTCTGATCAATTTCCGCTTTTCCACAGAGTCGACGGTAGAAAGCCTGCAGAGCCGTACCCGGGACATCCTTGCCCGGCACGGCCTGAATTATGAACTGGACTGGACGGTATCCGGACTACCCTTTCTTACCGAGCCCGGTGCCCTGCTCGACGGAGTGGCTGGCGCGATTCTCGAGGTCACCGGTCGGCAGACGCAACCGTCCACCTCCGGCGGCACCTCTGACGGCCGCTTCATCGCTACCATGGGCACGCAGGTCGTCGAGTTGGGACCGGTGAACGCGACTATTCACCAGGTGGACGAATGTATCCGCGCCGAGGACCTTGAGATCCTCGCTGATATCTATCAGGCCACACTGGTCAGGTTGCTCGGCTGA
- a CDS encoding putative RNA methyltransferase codes for MLELICPICHQALTNLGQQWRCDNGHSYDQARQGYLNLLMVQHKNSRQPGDTPAMLACRQAFLDAGHYQPVSETINRAFLAQGPGTLLDMGCGEGYYTARLASVLSDSEVGGLDISKDAVIRATRRSRDLRWLVASSARLPVADASLDALLSVFSPWSWDECLRTLKPGGHLMLVGPHADHLRSLRAALYDDVHATPDLLKEPPPELQVVSDKTLRYPLELEATDLANLIGMTPHSLRSAPDRQRHIIETGLVGLEVAMRLVILQRC; via the coding sequence ATGCTGGAGCTTATCTGCCCGATATGCCATCAGGCGTTGACCAACCTGGGCCAGCAGTGGCGCTGCGACAACGGCCATAGCTACGATCAGGCTCGCCAGGGCTACCTGAACCTGCTGATGGTGCAGCACAAGAACAGCCGTCAGCCAGGCGATACGCCGGCGATGCTCGCCTGCCGTCAGGCGTTTCTCGACGCGGGTCATTATCAACCGGTCAGCGAGACGATCAACCGGGCCTTTCTTGCCCAGGGCCCCGGTACCTTGCTCGATATGGGCTGTGGTGAGGGCTACTACACGGCCCGGCTCGCCTCGGTGCTGTCCGACAGCGAAGTTGGCGGGCTGGATATCAGCAAGGACGCGGTGATCAGGGCGACCCGCCGCAGCCGCGACCTGCGCTGGCTGGTGGCTTCGAGTGCTCGGCTGCCTGTCGCCGATGCCAGCCTCGACGCCCTGCTCTCGGTATTCAGCCCCTGGTCCTGGGACGAGTGTCTTCGCACATTGAAACCTGGCGGCCATTTGATGCTCGTCGGACCGCACGCCGACCACCTGCGCAGCCTGCGCGCCGCACTGTATGACGATGTGCACGCGACGCCGGACCTGCTCAAGGAACCGCCGCCGGAGCTGCAGGTCGTCAGCGACAAGACCCTGCGCTATCCTCTGGAACTGGAAGCCACCGACTTGGCCAATCTGATCGGCATGACGCCACACAGCTTGCGCAGCGCTCCCGATCGGCAACGGCATATTATCGAAACCGGTCTGGTCGGGCTGGAGGTCGCCATGCGCTTGGTCATCCTGCAACGTTGCTGA
- a CDS encoding ion channel → MALGYFIVALATALITIAAIVFHYEAAYRLGAVTSWSTLRPRLRILVLFFGLLLAHVLEIWLFGIGAWLLAGVGPGSGISEMQQPGLLDYVYLSAATYTTVGYGDLSPGGHLRFLFGTEALAGLMLITWSASLTFIEMQNHWRDE, encoded by the coding sequence ATGGCGCTCGGTTACTTCATCGTTGCGCTGGCAACAGCACTGATTACCATCGCGGCGATCGTCTTCCATTACGAGGCCGCGTACAGGCTCGGCGCCGTTACTAGCTGGTCCACGCTGCGGCCGCGCCTGCGGATACTCGTGTTGTTCTTCGGCCTGCTGCTTGCTCATGTGCTGGAAATATGGCTGTTTGGGATTGGCGCCTGGCTGCTCGCCGGTGTCGGCCCAGGCAGCGGCATTTCAGAGATGCAGCAGCCCGGATTGCTCGATTACGTTTACCTGTCCGCCGCAACCTATACCACGGTAGGTTACGGTGACCTCTCGCCTGGCGGCCATCTGCGATTCCTGTTCGGTACCGAAGCTCTGGCTGGACTCATGCTGATCACCTGGTCCGCCTCACTGACGTTCATCGAAATGCAGAACCACTGGCGGGACGAATGA
- the trxC gene encoding thioredoxin TrxC: MSETMILACPNCHKKNRLAAERLEAGPSCGACKQPLFNGRPVAVGQATFANHAQSDLPVVIDFWAPWCGPCRQFAPVFEQATAELEPRARLVKINTEDEPELASRYAIRSIPTLMIVRRGKEIARLAGALPAAQFRQWVNQHIQ; this comes from the coding sequence ATGAGCGAAACGATGATCCTGGCGTGCCCGAACTGCCACAAGAAGAACCGTCTGGCTGCCGAACGGCTCGAAGCCGGACCGAGCTGCGGCGCGTGCAAACAGCCCCTGTTCAACGGCCGCCCTGTCGCGGTCGGCCAGGCCACGTTCGCCAACCATGCGCAGAGCGATCTGCCAGTAGTGATCGATTTCTGGGCGCCCTGGTGCGGCCCGTGTCGACAGTTCGCACCGGTCTTCGAGCAGGCCACTGCCGAGTTGGAACCCCGGGCACGGCTGGTCAAGATCAACACCGAAGACGAGCCGGAACTGGCCTCTCGCTACGCCATTCGAAGCATACCGACACTGATGATCGTCCGACGTGGAAAGGAAATAGCTCGCCTTGCCGGAGCATTACCCGCTGCACAATTTCGTCAGTGGGTAAACCAGCACATCCAGTGA
- a CDS encoding cold-shock protein, whose amino-acid sequence MAEREHGTVKWFNDAKGFGFIQRESGPDVFVHFRAIRGDGHRTLAEGQKVEFTVTQGQKGLQAEDVSPV is encoded by the coding sequence ATGGCTGAGCGTGAGCACGGCACCGTTAAATGGTTCAACGATGCCAAGGGTTTTGGCTTCATTCAACGCGAGTCCGGTCCGGACGTATTCGTACATTTTCGAGCTATCCGCGGAGACGGACACCGAACACTGGCCGAGGGCCAGAAGGTAGAGTTCACTGTGACCCAGGGCCAGAAAGGTCTGCAGGCGGAGGACGTTTCGCCGGTATGA
- a CDS encoding DUF4340 domain-containing protein yields MRNIIILVIAVVSIALVALAVQMRSEDRVADLETRPLFSDTQREIIDDLERIELRRGGQQVELEYRDQQWGVVNHYHYPAQRERIAALLHAVRGVRIVEDKTGNPEHHARLGLDPQAEGSEALEVILRDDEGDLSLIYGNTVGGGQLVRMRDQDQVWLVNRPFSMSVNPQDWLALSVIGLPMARLATARWEHADGEVVELDKAQEGDYNFRLVGVPAEVQAGNERSINSMVLALAQLRAQDVTLRSELALGEPMLRMQLSTFAGAELQASLHEIEGKYWLLIDQFDNPGEEPLAVNADARWAYQLNIGQVENLNKRREDLIRQAAE; encoded by the coding sequence ATGCGCAACATTATCATCCTAGTGATCGCGGTAGTTTCCATCGCCCTGGTCGCCCTGGCGGTCCAAATGCGCAGTGAAGACCGCGTCGCTGACCTGGAAACGCGACCGCTGTTTTCCGACACCCAGCGCGAGATCATCGACGACCTCGAGCGTATCGAGCTGCGTCGCGGTGGTCAGCAGGTGGAACTGGAGTATCGGGACCAGCAGTGGGGCGTCGTCAACCACTATCACTACCCCGCGCAACGCGAGCGTATCGCAGCGCTGCTGCATGCGGTCCGCGGGGTACGTATCGTCGAGGACAAGACGGGCAATCCCGAACATCACGCCCGGCTCGGTCTGGATCCACAAGCCGAAGGCAGTGAAGCGCTGGAGGTGATACTGCGCGACGACGAAGGCGATCTGTCTTTGATTTACGGTAACACCGTCGGCGGTGGACAGCTGGTCAGGATGCGCGATCAGGATCAGGTCTGGCTGGTCAACAGGCCTTTCTCCATGTCGGTGAACCCACAAGACTGGCTTGCGCTTTCAGTGATTGGCCTGCCTATGGCGCGTCTGGCGACAGCGCGCTGGGAACATGCCGATGGCGAAGTAGTGGAGCTGGACAAGGCGCAGGAGGGTGATTACAACTTCCGGCTCGTTGGTGTGCCTGCCGAGGTCCAGGCGGGGAATGAACGCTCGATCAATAGCATGGTTCTGGCCCTTGCTCAGCTGCGCGCACAGGATGTGACGCTGCGCAGTGAGCTTGCCCTGGGCGAGCCCATGCTGCGCATGCAATTGAGCACCTTTGCCGGTGCCGAGTTGCAGGCGAGCCTGCACGAGATCGAAGGAAAATACTGGTTGCTGATCGACCAGTTCGACAATCCGGGCGAGGAGCCGCTCGCGGTCAACGCCGACGCTCGCTGGGCCTACCAGCTGAACATCGGCCAGGTCGAGAATCTGAACAAGCGCCGTGAAGACCTCATCCGGCAAGCGGCAGAGTAG
- a CDS encoding GldG family protein gives MKRIMYSGTGLLVLLLAFVAFNMASNVLLPGARLDLTEQNLYTISDGTEQILEDLEEPIDLYFFFSDRASKDMVVLRNYARRVEEMLQEYERVAEGNIRLHIIDPQPFSEAEDRAAEFGLQAIPLSDTGEQLYFGLAGTNSLAQREVIPFFALEQEGLLEYELSRLVNSLAQPDKPEIGLITGLPIAGGSMNPMLGQGGEPWVAYEQVQQLFTVRNLEADLDEIPAEIDVLLLVHPKSLSEAALFAVDQFVLRGGKLLAFIDPVAEADQSQEAMIAAMADGKSSDLGPLLKAWGLDYNPEQVVLDARLGMSVSRGQGQLPARHIGWLELEAAQLSDDDTVTAPLQLLTLASGGALQPIEGASTRITPLLTSTTNSALVPSSRFTELRDPETLLDGFEPDEKRYLFGARVQGPASTAYPEGLEGREPQVVESDNINVVVIADTDMLTDRMWVQIQDLFGQRIPQPWADNGGLLINALDNLSGSEALISVRSRGDFSRPFTVVEELQRRAERRFRASEQRLQQQLAETERRLAELQQEQDPSQLSEMSAEQEQAIQRFLDEKLAIRKQLRDVRFQLNADIERLGMWLKVINIALVPALLTLGVLLWWGIGRLRRRSA, from the coding sequence ATGAAACGCATCATGTATTCGGGTACCGGCCTGCTGGTACTTTTGCTGGCCTTCGTCGCTTTCAATATGGCTTCCAATGTGCTGCTGCCCGGCGCCAGACTCGATTTGACCGAGCAAAATCTGTACACCATCTCCGACGGTACCGAGCAGATCCTCGAGGACCTGGAGGAGCCGATCGACCTGTACTTCTTTTTCTCCGATCGCGCCAGCAAGGACATGGTGGTGCTGCGCAACTACGCCCGCCGTGTCGAGGAGATGCTGCAGGAGTACGAGCGGGTTGCCGAGGGCAACATTCGGCTGCACATCATCGATCCGCAGCCGTTCTCGGAAGCGGAGGACCGTGCTGCGGAGTTCGGGTTGCAGGCGATTCCCTTGTCCGATACCGGCGAGCAGTTGTATTTCGGCCTTGCCGGCACCAACAGTCTGGCCCAGCGTGAGGTGATTCCGTTCTTTGCGCTGGAACAGGAAGGTCTGCTGGAGTACGAGCTGAGCCGACTGGTCAACAGTCTGGCTCAGCCGGACAAGCCGGAAATCGGTCTGATCACCGGCCTGCCGATCGCTGGCGGTAGCATGAATCCGATGCTGGGGCAGGGTGGGGAACCGTGGGTCGCTTACGAGCAGGTTCAGCAACTGTTCACCGTGCGCAACCTCGAAGCCGATCTTGACGAGATCCCAGCAGAGATCGACGTGCTGTTGCTGGTGCACCCGAAGTCTCTGAGCGAGGCGGCTCTGTTCGCGGTAGATCAGTTCGTGCTGCGCGGCGGCAAGCTGCTTGCCTTTATCGACCCGGTTGCCGAAGCTGACCAGAGCCAGGAAGCGATGATCGCCGCCATGGCGGATGGCAAGTCCTCGGATCTGGGACCCCTGCTCAAGGCCTGGGGGCTCGATTACAACCCCGAGCAGGTCGTGCTGGATGCGCGCCTGGGCATGTCGGTGAGCCGTGGTCAGGGCCAATTGCCCGCGCGCCACATTGGCTGGCTGGAACTCGAAGCAGCGCAGCTCAGCGACGACGATACCGTCACCGCGCCGCTCCAACTGTTGACGCTCGCCAGTGGCGGTGCACTGCAGCCTATCGAAGGCGCCAGCACGCGCATCACGCCGCTGCTCACCAGCACGACCAACAGCGCGCTGGTGCCCTCGAGCCGCTTTACCGAACTGCGGGACCCGGAAACCCTGCTCGATGGCTTCGAGCCTGATGAAAAGCGATACCTGTTCGGCGCCCGCGTGCAGGGCCCGGCCAGCACCGCCTACCCGGAGGGACTGGAAGGGCGTGAGCCGCAGGTGGTCGAGAGCGACAACATCAATGTCGTGGTCATCGCCGATACCGACATGCTGACCGACCGCATGTGGGTGCAGATTCAGGACCTTTTCGGCCAGCGCATCCCCCAGCCTTGGGCTGATAACGGCGGTCTGCTGATCAACGCCCTGGACAACCTGTCCGGATCCGAAGCCCTGATCAGCGTCCGCTCGCGTGGCGACTTCAGCCGTCCGTTCACTGTCGTTGAAGAGCTCCAGCGCCGTGCCGAGCGCCGCTTCCGCGCCAGCGAACAGCGTCTGCAGCAGCAGCTTGCCGAGACCGAGCGGCGGTTGGCGGAGCTACAGCAGGAGCAGGATCCTTCGCAGCTGTCCGAGATGAGCGCGGAGCAGGAGCAGGCGATTCAGCGTTTCCTGGATGAAAAGCTGGCGATCCGCAAGCAGCTGCGCGATGTACGCTTCCAGCTCAACGCCGATATCGAGCGCCTCGGCATGTGGCTCAAGGTAATCAACATTGCTCTGGTACCGGCCCTGCTCACCCTGGGCGTGCTGTTGTGGTGGGGCATCGGCCGGCTTCGCCGTCGTTCGGCCTGA
- a CDS encoding ABC transporter permease subunit, with product MKNLGVIFKRELRSYFATPLAYIFIVIFLVLSAVFTFYLGGFYESGQADLNPFFNFHPWLYLFLVPAVAMRLWAEERKSGTIELLMTLPVSRTDMVMGKFLAAWVFIGLALLLTFPMIITVNYLGSPDNGAIFTGYIGSWLLAGGYLAIGSCMSAVTKNQVIAFIVSVVACFVFIVSGFPLVLDVFSGWAPQWLLDAIASLSFLIRFDAISKGVLDLRDLLYFISLIVVWLLATAIVIDLKKAD from the coding sequence ATGAAAAACCTCGGAGTGATCTTCAAGCGAGAGCTGCGCAGCTACTTCGCCACGCCGCTGGCGTATATCTTCATCGTCATCTTCTTGGTGCTCTCGGCTGTTTTCACCTTTTATCTGGGCGGCTTTTACGAAAGTGGCCAGGCCGACCTGAATCCCTTCTTCAACTTTCATCCTTGGTTGTATCTGTTCCTGGTGCCGGCGGTAGCGATGCGCCTGTGGGCCGAAGAGCGCAAGTCCGGCACCATCGAGCTGTTGATGACGCTGCCTGTCTCGCGTACCGACATGGTCATGGGTAAATTCCTCGCCGCCTGGGTGTTTATCGGTCTCGCGCTGCTGCTGACCTTTCCGATGATCATCACGGTCAACTACCTCGGCTCGCCTGACAATGGCGCGATCTTCACCGGATATATCGGCAGCTGGCTGCTCGCAGGGGGCTACCTGGCGATCGGTTCATGCATGTCGGCTGTTACCAAGAACCAGGTGATCGCATTCATCGTCAGCGTCGTCGCCTGTTTCGTCTTTATCGTCAGCGGCTTTCCGCTGGTGCTGGACGTATTCAGCGGCTGGGCTCCGCAGTGGCTGCTCGATGCGATCGCCTCGCTCAGTTTCCTGATCCGCTTCGATGCCATCAGCAAGGGCGTTCTCGACCTGCGCGACCTGCTTTATTTCATTTCGCTGATCGTTGTCTGGTTATTGGCGACGGCGATTGTCATCGACCTTAAAAAGGCCGATTGA
- a CDS encoding ABC transporter ATP-binding protein, protein MIKINSLTKRFGDHLAVDNLSFDVQPGEVLGFLGPNGAGKSTTMKMLTGFLTPDGGSASVCGFDIQSQILQAQKHMGYLPEGAPCYGDMRVKGFLEFIAEVRGFSGAEKRKRVEQAVEQVELQGVLGQSIETLSKGFKRRVGLAQAILHDPQVLILDEPTDGLDPNQKHQVRQLIQQLASGSNKIVVISTHILEEVSAVCTRAVVIARGRLLADGTPDQLEARSRYHQAVTVALAQPVDSQPLLALPGVLDVERQREGRLLTVVAKPGEVIFPVVGQYAREHAWPVLELSVERGRLDEVFRRLTSEEAA, encoded by the coding sequence ATGATAAAGATAAACAGCCTGACCAAACGCTTCGGCGATCACCTTGCGGTGGACAATCTTTCCTTCGATGTGCAACCGGGGGAAGTGCTTGGCTTTCTCGGCCCGAACGGGGCCGGCAAGTCGACCACTATGAAGATGCTGACCGGTTTCCTCACGCCTGATGGTGGTTCTGCCTCGGTGTGCGGCTTCGATATCCAGAGCCAGATTCTCCAGGCTCAGAAGCATATGGGCTATCTGCCCGAAGGTGCGCCGTGCTACGGCGACATGCGGGTTAAGGGATTTCTTGAGTTCATTGCCGAAGTTCGCGGCTTCAGTGGCGCTGAGAAGCGCAAGCGAGTCGAGCAGGCGGTAGAGCAGGTCGAGCTTCAGGGTGTTCTGGGCCAGAGCATCGAAACCTTATCCAAAGGCTTCAAGCGCCGCGTCGGGCTGGCGCAGGCGATCCTGCACGACCCTCAAGTGTTGATCCTCGACGAGCCCACCGATGGCCTCGACCCCAACCAGAAACATCAGGTTCGCCAGCTGATCCAGCAGCTCGCCAGCGGTAGCAACAAGATCGTGGTGATCTCTACGCACATTCTCGAAGAAGTCAGTGCGGTCTGCACCCGGGCCGTCGTCATTGCACGCGGCCGACTGCTGGCTGATGGAACGCCGGATCAGCTCGAGGCGCGTTCGCGCTATCACCAGGCGGTGACCGTCGCGCTCGCACAGCCGGTCGACAGTCAGCCATTGCTGGCGCTGCCCGGGGTGTTGGACGTCGAGCGTCAGCGGGAAGGGCGTCTGCTGACGGTGGTCGCGAAACCAGGCGAGGTTATTTTTCCGGTGGTCGGGCAGTACGCGCGTGAGCACGCTTGGCCGGTGCTGGAATTGTCGGTCGAGCGAGGCCGTCTTGATGAAGTCTTCCGTCGCCTGACCTCGGAGGAAGCGGCATGA